A single region of the Amphiprion ocellaris isolate individual 3 ecotype Okinawa chromosome 4, ASM2253959v1, whole genome shotgun sequence genome encodes:
- the chrna9a gene encoding neuronal acetylcholine receptor subunit alpha-9-I — protein sequence MRKAALMIWISLLVQVSHCAQGHYARKLLNDLMEDYSNALRPVEDTDAALNVSLQITLSQIKDMDERNQVLTTYLWIRQVWHDAYLKWDKEDYDNLEMINIPSDLVWKPDIVLYNKADDEESGPSNTNVKLRYNGEIIWDSPAITKSTCVVDVAYFPFDWQQCNLTFGSWTYNGNQVDISLGMDSGDLSDFVDNVEWECHGMPAVRNVMMYGCCSDPYTEITYTLLLKRRSSFYIFNLLLPCFLISFLAPLGFYLPADSGEKVSLGVTVLLALTVFQLLVAESMPPAESMPYIGKYYIATMTMITASTSLTIFIMNIHFCGAEAKPVPHWAKVLIIDYMSKIFFVYEVGENCTTPESERTPLYPEEPMSDRACYQDDRFNDGFYHHDSDPYKYSNGHSMHHQNNHHRSHANGSANSRHHHYNNHNNHASRLERGETKQEPPHRYHHIRRDELDYQAAPHPRNLQHLNGGLKEQILYPSEKYQIPSCPCCCPCLQHKQVVKNIQYIANCFREQRAQCVKAAEWKKVAKVMDRFFMWIFFVMVFLMSILIIAKAS from the exons ATGAGGAAGGCAGCGTTGATGATTTGGATCAGCCTTTTGGTGCAAG TGTCCCATTGTGCCCAGGGTCATTATGCCCGCAAACTTCTGAATGACCTGATGGAGGACTATTCCAACGCTCTGAGACCAGTAGAGGACACAGACGCAGCCCTCAACGTCTCCCTGCAGATCACCCTGTCACAGATCAAAGATATG gATGAGAGAAACCAGGTGTTAACCACCTACCTGTGGATCAGGCAGGTCTGGCATGATGCTTACCTGAAGTGGGACAAGGAGGACTATGACAACTTAGAGATGATCAACATCCCCAGTGATCTGGTTTGGAAACCAGACATCGTCCTTTACAACAA AGCAGATGACGAGGAGTCAGGTCCGTCCAACACCAATGTGAAGCTGCGGTATAATGGAGAGATCATCTGGGATTCTCCTGCCATCACAAAGAGCACATGTGTGGTGGACGTCGCCTACTTTCCCTTTGACTGGCAGCAATGCAATCTCACCTTTGGCTCCTGGACCTACAATGGCAACCAG GTGGACATCAGTTTGGGCATGGACAGTGGTGACctgtctgactttgtggacaACGTGGAGTGGGAGTGTCACGGCATGCCGGCTGTTAGAAACGTCATGATGTACGGCTGCTGCTCCGACCCTTACACTGAGATCACCTACACCCTGCTCCTGAAGCGCCGCTCCTCTTTCTACATCTTCAACCTGCTCCTGCCCTGCTTCCTCATCTCGTTCCTGGCCCCGCTGGGTTTCTACCTGCCGGCCGACTCGGGGGAAAAGGTTTCCCTGGGGGTCACAGTGCTGCTGGCGCTCACTGTGTTCCAGTTGTTGGTGGCTGAGAGCATGCCTCCAGCAGAGAGCATGCCCTACATAG GAAAGTACTACATTGCCACTATGACTATGATCACTGCCTCGACTTCCCTCACCATCTTCATCATGAACATTCATTTCTGCGGTGCTGAGGCCAAACCAGTCCCTCACTGGGCCAAAGTGCTCATCATTGACTACATGTCGAAAATCTTCTTTGTCTATGAAGTGGGGGAGAACTGTACAACGCCGGAGAGTGAGAGAACCCCGCTGTACCCAGAGGAACCCATGAGCGATAGGGCCTGCTACCAAGACGACCGTTTCAATGATGGCTTCTACCATCATGACAGCGATCCATACAAGTACAGCAACGGCCACAGCATGCATCATCAAAATAACCATCACAGAAGCCATGCGAATGGCAGCGCCAACAGCAGGCACCACCAttataacaaccacaacaaTCATGCTTCCAGGCTGGAGAGGGGTGAGACAAAGCAAGAGCCCCCACACCGCTACCACCACATCAGGAGGGATGAGCTGGACTACCAGGCCGCTCCTCATCCACGAAACCTCCAGCATCTGAATGGGGGACTCAAGGAGCAGATCCTCTACCCCTCAGAGAAGTATCAGATCCCTTCCTGCCCCTGCTGCTGCCCCTGCCTCCAACATAAACAG GTGGTGAAGAACATACAGTACATTGCCAACTGTTTCCGTGAGCAGAGAGCCCAATGTGTCAAGGCAGCAGAGTGGAAGAAGGTTGCCAAGGTGATGGATAGGTTCTTCATGTGGATCTTCTTCGTCATGGTCTTCCTCATGAGCATCCTCATCATTGCCAAGGCGTCATGA
- the rhoh gene encoding rho-related GTP-binding protein RhoH, with product MNGYPEMSVKCVLVGDSAVGKTALLVRFTSETFPDSYKPTVFENTGVEVYMDGVQISLGLWDTAGNDNFRQIRPRSYQQADVVLICYSVANPSSLASVQHKWIAEVRENLPKVPVLVVATQTDLREVGVHRASCISPMDGKRVAHEIHAKGYLECSSLSNRGVQQVFEYAVRTVVKQEKKRARRSMFSINQCKAF from the coding sequence ATGAACGGCTATCCGGAGATGTCAGTCAAGTGTGTCCTGGTTGGGGACAGCGCAGTCGGCAAGACGGCCCTGCTGGTCCGCTTCACCTCGGAGACCTTCCCGGACAGCTACAAGCCCACAGTGTTTGAGAACACCGGGGTGGAGGTCTACATGGACGGCGTCCAGATCAGTTTGGGGCTGTGGGACACAGCGGGCAACGACAACTTCAGACAGATCAGGCCGAGATCGTACCAGCAGGCCGATGTCGTCCTCATCTGCTACTCTGTGGCGAACCCAAGCTCTCTGGCCAGTGTCCAACACAAGTGGATCGCTGAGGTTCGGGAAAACTTGCCCAAGGTACCAGTGCTGGTTGTGGCGACCCAGACGGACCTGAGGGAAGTGGGGGTGCATCGGGCCAGCTGCATCTCACCAATGGATGGGAAACGTGTGGCGCACGAAATCCACGCTAAAGGCTATCTGGAGTGCTCCTCGCTGAGCAACCGCGGTGTGCAGCAGGTGTTCGAGTATGCAGTGCGGACTGTTGTGAAGCAGGAAAAGAAACGGGCCAGGAGGAGCATGTTCAGCATCAACCAGTGCAAGGCCTTTTGA